A region of Streptomyces sp. NBC_01788 DNA encodes the following proteins:
- a CDS encoding helix-turn-helix domain-containing protein: MGTHDPSVPPHAQSAVAVDEPHSRANPRTRNRPRGYGVTHDNTRHTTRFTVIGNHLAQHPELSGLAIGLAVHIQSLPTGAPVDIKTLTARFPEGPTRIAAALRELETHGYLRRTRERTETGRIVTRTVSCNQPGHRHDRDASEAAPPRPPARRAATAPQQKPARRAALPAVPKPAYSSPALLQAATEVLAGLRRTDPRLLLSATDAEHLAPGVAAWLERDLTPTALRHALTSGLPPEPLRRPAALLAHRLTAQFPPLPPFRAPEQTPPVRHPLRNCDTCDRGYRGPDPRNCRDCRELRQPTPTAA; encoded by the coding sequence ATGGGTACCCACGACCCTAGCGTGCCCCCGCACGCCCAGTCAGCCGTTGCCGTCGACGAACCCCACTCCCGGGCGAATCCACGCACACGTAACCGCCCGCGCGGCTACGGCGTCACCCACGACAACACCCGCCACACCACCCGCTTCACGGTGATCGGCAACCACCTCGCCCAACACCCCGAGTTGTCGGGACTCGCCATCGGGCTGGCGGTGCACATCCAGTCTCTCCCCACCGGCGCCCCCGTCGACATCAAGACCCTTACCGCCCGCTTCCCCGAGGGGCCGACCCGGATCGCCGCCGCCCTGCGCGAGCTGGAGACCCACGGCTACCTGCGCCGCACCCGCGAACGGACCGAGACCGGCCGCATCGTCACCCGCACCGTCTCCTGCAACCAGCCGGGCCACCGACACGACCGCGACGCGTCCGAAGCGGCACCGCCGAGGCCCCCTGCCCGCCGCGCGGCCACCGCCCCGCAGCAGAAACCCGCACGTCGCGCAGCCCTCCCCGCCGTACCGAAGCCCGCGTACAGCTCCCCCGCCCTGCTCCAGGCGGCCACCGAAGTCCTCGCCGGCCTGCGCCGCACGGACCCCCGCCTGCTCCTCTCCGCCACCGACGCCGAACACCTCGCACCCGGTGTCGCCGCCTGGCTGGAACGGGACCTCACCCCGACCGCCCTACGCCACGCCCTGACCAGCGGCCTGCCGCCGGAGCCCCTGCGCCGCCCGGCCGCCCTCCTGGCCCACCGCCTCACCGCCCAGTTCCCACCCCTGCCGCCGTTCCGCGCTCCCGAGCAAACCCCGCCCGTCAGGCACCCACTCCGCAACTGCGACACCTGCGACCGCGGCTACCGAGGCCCGGACCCGCGCAACTGCCGGGACTGCCGCGAGC
- a CDS encoding helix-turn-helix domain-containing protein, whose product MSVDGEAVRLGEEVDEPGWEVDPDDEWGVAVITTVGRQLRLRREAKGLRAAEFAEAVGYGEDLVYKVEGGKRIPRPEYLDKADEVLDAGGLIAASWEDVKKVRYPKRVRELGKLEAKAVEIGVYECNSVHGLLQTPEHARALMEAAQPPYSVDDVERMVAARLSRQCVFERVPAPSLHFVMEEAPLRRQVGGTMVWQRQLERLLEVGRLNNVTLQVMPTNTDAHPGVDGRIELLKFPDGTAVGRSDGAFNGRTIADPKQLRILELRYGTIRAQALPPRESLAFIEKLLGET is encoded by the coding sequence ATGTCGGTGGACGGCGAGGCGGTACGGCTCGGGGAAGAGGTGGACGAGCCGGGGTGGGAGGTGGACCCGGACGACGAGTGGGGAGTCGCCGTCATCACCACCGTGGGGCGTCAGTTGCGGCTGCGGCGGGAGGCGAAGGGCCTGCGGGCCGCCGAGTTCGCGGAGGCGGTCGGCTACGGGGAGGACCTTGTCTACAAGGTCGAGGGCGGGAAGCGGATTCCCCGACCGGAGTACCTGGACAAGGCCGACGAGGTGTTGGACGCGGGCGGACTCATCGCGGCGTCCTGGGAGGACGTGAAGAAGGTCCGGTACCCGAAGAGGGTTCGGGAGCTGGGGAAGTTGGAGGCCAAGGCGGTCGAGATCGGTGTGTACGAGTGCAACAGCGTCCATGGGCTGCTGCAGACACCGGAGCACGCCCGAGCCCTGATGGAGGCGGCACAACCGCCTTACTCCGTGGACGATGTGGAGCGCATGGTGGCCGCGCGGCTGTCCCGGCAGTGCGTCTTCGAACGCGTCCCGGCCCCGTCGCTCCACTTCGTGATGGAAGAGGCACCTCTGCGCCGACAGGTCGGGGGCACAATGGTGTGGCAGCGCCAGCTCGAACGTCTGTTGGAGGTGGGGCGGTTGAACAACGTCACGCTTCAGGTCATGCCGACGAACACGGATGCTCATCCAGGAGTGGACGGCAGGATCGAGTTGCTGAAGTTCCCGGACGGTACGGCAGTGGGACGCTCCGACGGGGCGTTCAACGGGCGGACGATTGCCGATCCGAAGCAGCTGCGCATCCTTGAGCTGCGGTATGGCACGATCCGGGCGCAGGCGCTCCCCCCGAGGGAGTCGCTGGCCTTCATCGAGAAACTGCTGGGAGAAACATGA
- a CDS encoding DUF397 domain-containing protein, whose translation MIRKASARDASELAWFKSSYSSGTDGNSCVELAVTPGTVHVRDSKNTEGPQLALTPGAWADFVTYASER comes from the coding sequence ATGATCCGTAAGGCCTCCGCCAGGGACGCCTCCGAACTGGCATGGTTCAAGAGCAGCTACAGCAGCGGCACGGATGGCAATTCCTGCGTTGAGCTCGCCGTCACCCCCGGCACCGTCCATGTCCGCGATTCCAAGAACACCGAAGGCCCTCAGCTCGCGCTCACGCCCGGCGCCTGGGCGGACTTCGTGACCTACGCCTCGGAACGCTGA
- a CDS encoding VCBS repeat-containing protein, translating to MGRHALRRGGLTAAVTTLAVAVAAASVTVLAGGGDPAQAAGAQNAAGTTEITFTAPTSATAQPRFDQPFAAGAGGFLHGQSGIAGLLWTSYADGTTVRVRTPDGLFEPTGPCSVLGSTCYEAWYGSDGDLVALPTTKSDTTVTLWDPATRKTSTVTSRYPYRALAGNTVVTSHTLIDTVDGERRERPFTPAAVTVNSGYVMAADAAGVLVRSGTSLYYIDIESAAVTQAFSRVSPTQPSVMSEGRIGWYGDGGLHFKPRSEPGGEEEFVELPGHYYGPKPILTGDWLLLPPQTSGISTTSLTALSLADGSSRTLLDKAGRSAVAVRGPGDTALVTGGGSATDWWVQRVSLNADGTPELTKLYKVPAVENAKTGLALSRGSLRVAERNPKDTSGFSATSVRTLTTNGGTALTASAATDSFKFLRECPSPDTPCPALWGNTVTSPRDVFLEESWSGPAPADSDQLVSIGYHPLWFKTTGGRIVDVSDDYAVYNSGGAAPAQYVGRFGYGQLLKRPVQTAALNGPVLWSATTTAGRVTSYSLTQKKTLSTVTVPGAGCVPSELQAAGRWLYWACGTASAGVYDTKAGTSRAVLPGDVLLGDGFTVRHDHGADTLVLTDAATGATRVLASDVPDTGLAADRRHRWAVDEYTGLVAWFDLHERTRVATTGFTPSAPTAFETDAGTWTDLTTSTPWTGTWLLSRPVTSWSLTFTSAESGEAGKATRTFTGGAATAQVAAKWNGKTAGGVRFPNGQYKWTLKATGLGTSTAVTVGSGTGSLTGGSPVRHDYGSPDGVDGVGDLLTMNSTGSLTIHRGTGKGTLSSKISGTGWPKGTTVVPFGDLSGDRCNDLVVRPSNGSLRLYKPKCGAALKASTPYTTLGKSGWNQYDVMVSTGDITGDGRPDLIARQASTGDMYLFKGTSAGKLSARVKIASNWKKYKKIVAVGDITGDGIGDLIAQDKSNNLYRYDGKRTGTFKARVKTAAKWGASYNAVVGVGDLNRDGIGDLICRDTSGKLFRLYGNGKGGFGARTQLGTGWGGYKALY from the coding sequence GTGGGCAGACACGCCCTGAGACGGGGCGGACTGACCGCTGCCGTCACCACACTCGCGGTCGCCGTCGCGGCCGCGTCCGTCACCGTCCTCGCCGGGGGCGGTGACCCCGCCCAGGCCGCAGGCGCGCAGAACGCGGCCGGCACCACCGAGATCACGTTCACCGCCCCGACCTCGGCCACGGCCCAGCCGCGCTTCGACCAGCCGTTCGCGGCCGGTGCCGGCGGCTTCCTGCACGGGCAGTCCGGGATTGCCGGGCTGCTGTGGACGAGCTACGCCGACGGCACCACCGTCCGAGTGCGGACCCCGGACGGCCTCTTCGAGCCGACGGGGCCGTGCAGTGTCCTGGGCTCGACGTGCTACGAGGCCTGGTACGGCTCGGACGGCGACCTCGTCGCCCTGCCGACGACCAAGTCCGACACCACCGTCACCCTGTGGGATCCGGCCACACGCAAGACGTCGACCGTGACGTCCCGGTACCCCTACCGGGCGCTGGCCGGAAACACCGTCGTCACCAGCCACACCCTCATCGACACCGTGGACGGCGAGCGCCGTGAACGCCCCTTCACGCCGGCAGCGGTGACCGTCAACAGCGGCTACGTCATGGCCGCCGACGCGGCCGGGGTGCTGGTCAGGTCGGGCACCAGCCTGTACTACATCGACATCGAGTCGGCCGCCGTCACCCAGGCGTTCAGCCGCGTCTCCCCCACACAGCCGTCCGTCATGAGCGAGGGCCGGATCGGCTGGTACGGCGACGGCGGTCTGCACTTCAAGCCGCGCAGCGAGCCGGGCGGCGAGGAGGAGTTCGTCGAGCTGCCGGGTCACTACTACGGTCCCAAGCCGATCCTGACCGGTGACTGGCTGCTGCTGCCTCCGCAGACGTCCGGCATCAGCACCACCAGTCTGACGGCCCTCTCTCTCGCCGACGGCTCGTCCCGCACCCTGCTGGACAAAGCCGGCAGATCCGCCGTCGCGGTCCGCGGCCCGGGCGACACGGCTCTCGTCACCGGCGGCGGGAGCGCCACCGACTGGTGGGTGCAGCGTGTGAGCCTGAACGCGGACGGCACGCCGGAGCTGACGAAGCTGTACAAGGTTCCCGCAGTGGAGAACGCCAAGACGGGCCTCGCCCTCAGCCGTGGCAGCCTGCGGGTCGCGGAGCGCAACCCCAAGGACACCAGCGGCTTCAGCGCCACCTCCGTACGGACCCTGACGACCAACGGCGGTACGGCGCTCACCGCGTCCGCTGCCACCGACAGCTTCAAGTTCCTCCGGGAGTGCCCCTCCCCGGACACCCCGTGCCCGGCGCTGTGGGGCAACACGGTCACCTCACCCCGGGACGTGTTCCTGGAGGAGTCCTGGAGCGGCCCCGCGCCGGCAGACTCGGACCAGCTGGTCTCGATCGGCTACCACCCCCTGTGGTTCAAGACCACGGGCGGCAGGATCGTCGACGTCTCCGACGACTACGCGGTCTACAACTCCGGCGGTGCCGCCCCGGCCCAGTACGTCGGCCGGTTCGGATACGGTCAGTTGCTGAAGCGCCCGGTCCAGACGGCCGCCCTCAACGGCCCCGTGCTGTGGAGCGCCACCACCACCGCCGGCCGGGTCACCTCCTACAGCCTGACGCAGAAGAAGACCCTCAGCACGGTCACCGTCCCGGGCGCGGGCTGCGTCCCGAGCGAGCTGCAGGCGGCGGGCCGCTGGCTGTACTGGGCCTGCGGCACCGCCTCGGCGGGCGTGTACGACACCAAGGCCGGCACCTCCCGCGCCGTCCTCCCGGGTGACGTACTGCTCGGCGACGGCTTCACGGTCCGCCACGACCACGGGGCCGACACCCTCGTCCTGACCGACGCGGCCACCGGCGCCACCCGCGTACTGGCCTCCGATGTGCCGGACACCGGCCTGGCCGCCGACCGCCGCCACCGCTGGGCCGTGGACGAGTACACGGGCCTGGTCGCCTGGTTCGACCTCCATGAGCGCACCCGCGTCGCCACGACCGGCTTCACCCCGTCGGCCCCGACCGCGTTCGAGACGGACGCCGGCACCTGGACCGACCTGACCACCTCGACGCCCTGGACCGGCACCTGGCTGCTGTCCCGCCCTGTCACCTCCTGGTCGCTGACGTTCACCTCGGCGGAGAGCGGCGAGGCCGGCAAGGCCACCCGCACCTTCACCGGCGGCGCGGCCACCGCTCAGGTGGCGGCGAAGTGGAACGGCAAGACGGCGGGCGGCGTCCGCTTCCCCAACGGGCAGTACAAGTGGACCCTCAAGGCGACCGGCCTCGGCACCTCCACGGCCGTGACCGTCGGCAGCGGCACCGGCTCGCTGACCGGGGGCTCGCCCGTACGCCACGACTACGGCTCTCCGGACGGCGTCGACGGCGTCGGCGACCTGCTCACCATGAACTCCACGGGCTCCCTGACCATCCACCGGGGCACGGGCAAGGGCACCCTCTCGTCCAAGATAAGCGGCACCGGCTGGCCGAAGGGGACCACGGTCGTGCCGTTCGGCGACCTGAGCGGCGACCGCTGCAACGATCTCGTCGTGCGGCCGAGCAACGGCTCGCTGCGGCTGTACAAGCCGAAGTGCGGGGCCGCGCTGAAGGCATCGACGCCGTACACCACGCTCGGCAAGAGCGGCTGGAACCAGTACGACGTCATGGTCTCGACCGGTGACATCACCGGGGACGGCCGCCCGGACCTGATCGCCCGCCAGGCGTCCACCGGGGACATGTACCTCTTCAAGGGCACCAGCGCGGGGAAGCTCTCCGCCCGCGTGAAGATCGCGAGCAACTGGAAGAAGTACAAGAAGATCGTCGCCGTCGGCGACATCACCGGTGACGGCATCGGCGACCTGATCGCCCAGGACAAGTCGAACAACCTCTACCGCTACGACGGCAAGCGCACCGGCACCTTCAAGGCCCGCGTCAAGACCGCCGCCAAGTGGGGAGCCTCGTACAACGCCGTCGTCGGCGTGGGCGACCTCAACCGCGACGGCATCGGCGACCTGATCTGCCGGGACACCTCCGGCAAGCTGTTCCGCCTCTACGGCAACGGCAAGGGCGGCTTCGGCGCACGGACGCAGCTCGGCACCGGCTGGGGCGGGTACAAGGCCCTGTACTGA
- the metG gene encoding methionine--tRNA ligase produces MARHLITSALPYINGIKHLGNMVGSMLPADVYSRYLRQRGHDVLYICATDEHGTPAELAAKEQGLPVDEFCAQAHDAQKAVYDGFSLAFDYFGRSSSPQNREITQEIARELKANGFIEERAIRQVYSNTDGRFLPDRYIIGTCPHCGYDKARGDQCENCTRVLDPTDLIEPRSAISGSSDLEVRETKHLFLLQSVLAGEVEAWVDERADNWPVLASSIARKWLTEGLHDRAITRDLDWGVPVPADTWPELAAEGKVFYVWFDAPIEYIGATKEWADQDPENRDWRSWWWESDADVHYTQFMGKDNVPFHSVMFPATQLGTRSPWKKVDVIKAFNWLNYYGGKFSTSQRRGVFTHDALEILPADYWRYFMMANAPESDDTSFTWEHFTATVNKDLADTLGNFVNRVLSFSRKRFGDEVPEGGEPGEAEARLGAEIARLLAEYEEHMEAIQFRKAAASLRALWSAGNSYLEEKSPWLEIKTDKDGAALTLRTAMNLIHLYSVVSEPFIPTSSAAMRAAFSLDGDTATWVTPAEAASLATVPAGTPFTVPPVLFAKLTDDDLATYKERFGGEPA; encoded by the coding sequence CAGCGCCCTTCCGTACATCAACGGGATCAAGCACCTGGGCAACATGGTGGGGTCCATGCTCCCGGCAGACGTGTACTCCCGCTATCTGCGCCAGCGCGGCCACGACGTGCTGTACATCTGCGCGACCGACGAGCACGGCACCCCGGCGGAGCTCGCGGCCAAGGAGCAGGGCCTCCCGGTCGACGAGTTCTGCGCGCAGGCGCACGACGCGCAGAAGGCGGTCTACGACGGCTTCTCGCTCGCGTTCGACTACTTCGGCCGCAGCTCGTCCCCGCAGAACCGCGAGATCACGCAGGAGATCGCCCGCGAGCTCAAGGCGAACGGGTTCATCGAGGAGCGGGCCATCCGCCAGGTGTACTCCAACACCGACGGCCGCTTCCTGCCCGACCGGTACATCATCGGCACCTGCCCGCACTGCGGCTACGACAAGGCGCGCGGCGACCAGTGCGAGAACTGCACCCGGGTCCTGGACCCGACCGACCTGATCGAGCCGCGCTCCGCGATCAGCGGCAGCAGCGACCTGGAGGTCCGCGAGACCAAGCACCTCTTCCTCCTCCAGTCCGTACTGGCCGGCGAGGTCGAGGCCTGGGTCGACGAGCGCGCCGACAACTGGCCGGTGCTGGCCTCCTCGATCGCCCGCAAGTGGCTCACCGAGGGCCTGCACGACCGTGCGATCACTCGTGACCTGGACTGGGGCGTCCCGGTCCCGGCCGACACCTGGCCGGAACTGGCCGCCGAGGGCAAGGTCTTCTACGTCTGGTTCGACGCCCCGATCGAGTACATCGGCGCCACGAAGGAGTGGGCGGACCAGGACCCGGAGAACCGGGACTGGCGCTCGTGGTGGTGGGAGTCGGACGCGGACGTCCACTACACGCAGTTCATGGGCAAGGACAACGTGCCCTTCCACAGCGTGATGTTCCCGGCGACCCAGCTGGGCACCCGCTCGCCGTGGAAGAAGGTCGACGTCATCAAGGCCTTCAACTGGCTCAACTACTACGGCGGCAAGTTCTCCACCTCGCAGCGGCGCGGTGTCTTCACGCACGACGCGCTGGAGATCCTCCCGGCCGACTACTGGCGCTACTTCATGATGGCGAACGCTCCGGAGTCCGACGACACGTCCTTCACCTGGGAGCACTTCACGGCCACGGTGAACAAGGACCTGGCGGACACGCTGGGCAACTTCGTCAACCGGGTGCTGTCCTTCTCCCGCAAGCGCTTCGGCGACGAGGTCCCGGAGGGCGGCGAGCCGGGCGAGGCCGAGGCGCGGCTCGGTGCGGAGATCGCCCGCCTCCTCGCGGAGTACGAGGAGCACATGGAGGCCATCCAGTTCCGCAAGGCGGCGGCCTCCCTGCGCGCCCTGTGGTCGGCGGGCAACTCCTACCTGGAGGAGAAGTCCCCCTGGCTGGAGATCAAGACCGACAAGGACGGCGCCGCCCTCACCCTGCGCACCGCGATGAACCTGATCCACCTCTACTCGGTGGTCTCGGAACCGTTCATCCCGACCTCGTCGGCGGCCATGCGCGCGGCGTTCTCCCTGGACGGCGACACGGCGACCTGGGTGACCCCCGCCGAGGCGGCCTCCCTGGCCACCGTCCCCGCCGGCACCCCGTTCACGGTCCCCCCGGTCCTCTTCGCCAAGCTCACGGACGACGACCTGGCGACCTACAAGGAGCGCTTCGGCGGCGAGCCCGCGTAA